The genomic DNA ATCTAGATCTGCTGGTGGACTTCGGTCTCGTCTGTCTGATTCTGTGCATGGGCTTGAATGTGATCGCGGTCGATGTAATGCAACCGATCGGTGTCTATCTGATAGCTGTGGCGTTTCAGCTGTTTCTGCTTTGCTTCTGTGGCAATCTGTTGCTGATCGAGAGCGACTCCCTATCGAACGTTGCGTACTCCATCGATTGGCATGTGATGCCGGTGCCGGAGCAAAAGATGCTGATGTTTATGATTGCGCATTCGCAAAAACCGCAGAAACTGAGCGGCATCTTCATGCCACTGATCATGTCCAGCTTTATGTCGGTAAGTGCTGGTTCGGCAATGTCTGCAGGACCAACGGTTTCTTTTATATGTTTTTGTCTGTATCTTCGAGCAGGTGATCAAGGCGAGCTATTCGTATTTCACCTTGCTACACTAAATACTTTGAACGAACGCTGGAGGATGGATATCTCGCTAGCTTACACCGTTTGGGACACACCAATACTCATGCAGAATTAAGCCTTTATTTGCGTACCAGGTGCACAAGACCAACTACGAAGCAGTGTTAATAAACTCTTTGTTAGAGCTACAATTCCTTCGCCAGTCGCTGCATCTATCATCCCTCATTAGTCATTCCATCTCTCGAAGCATAGTGGCAGTGTGCCTTTTAGGCGCTAGCCATACTGCAACAACTGCTACTAAAATATGTGCTTGTATTTGAATGTAATCGTTAGACAATTTATCGGTTCGGATCAATATAAATTTCATCAGCATGCATACGCTTCAATGAAGTATGGTGAAGTACGAATAGGATGCCCGACAAACCTGCAATAAAATAGGAATAGTTAATATGGTCCTCGTCTGACGTTATAACCTTCTCGCCTACCGCCACAAACGAAGTCATGTTCACCGGCTTAAACACAGCACTCATCACTATGTCCGTTTGAGCATTGGCGAGCAAAAACAGgatcttcttctgctgtgtAACGGTGAGCCGGTACCACTGAATCCCGTAAATGCTTTTCGGTAGCCGATCGTTCACGATGAGCAGCACATTACCGAACAGACAGACCACAAACAGCTGACAGACGGAGGCCAACAGCAACGGATAGATCGAGTTCCTCGGCTGGCCAGCGATCACGTTCAGGCACATACAGATGATCGAACAGATCATGCTGAATATGGTGAAGAAATGCATTTCAAACGTACTGCTTACGAGTTCCGCAAACCGTTTCATGTCGGTGTGCAGCTCGATGATTCGATCCAGGCACGGTTCGAGGTGTTCCGTCTGCTGCCATTTCGATTCCGTAATCTTCCCGTCCAGCTcgttcagcagcagctccagcgcACTGATCCTAGTGCAGATGCTAATCAATGCCAGCACGATTATCCCATCGATTGGGGCCAAATGGTGGATACCAACAACAATGAGAAAGATATGGTGCAAGTAGTTTAGACACCAGTAGAGAAGATTTTCATCCGGCGGTAGGTACGGTATGCGAAACGCTAACGGCAGGCTAGCCTTCCGCGAGTCAGGCATTATCAGCGGTCCCAACACGAAGAAAAATGACCCACAGTACATCGCGTACATCAGGCGATACAGCATCAGCATCCGTTCTGTAGCACGCCGGAACAACTGCTCCATCCGTTCGTGTTCGTTGACACCGTACGAGATTCGCTGCCGACGGATCTCAGTAGCAAGTTGCCGGCACTGGTCCCGCTGGCGGAGATAGAAGTACGATCGAATGAACACCTGCGCTCCGGTACAGGCCTGCGTGAAGCACTCGACTTTGATCTCCAAGTGTTCGTAGTACTTGTTGACCGAGAATGCTGTTAAAATCGGCATAAACCCAATCGCTACGAGTACGAGTACGGTGCGCAGAGATAAGCGCCACTCGGGTTTAAAAATGTTCAACTTTAACACCTCCATGTGTTTGGCGATCAGCGCAAACATGCGTTCTAGGTTTGCTTCACTCGTACTGACCTTCTTCATGATAGCGTCCTCTACAGGAACTGCACGCCGCTGGGTCTCACTTTTATAGTGAGCCCCGTGAGAACATGCACATTCCCTAGAGCCTGGGAACCGTTACCATGCTGTAGCAGGtgcgatacacacacacacacacacacacatactgtgTCCCAACCTGTATCCCTCTAATGCCACAATTTGCTCCATCCTTTTCGTTAACACTTATTTACCCGCTGCAAATAAATCACCGCAATCACGTGCCACCACTAACAAGGCCGGGTAGATAAATCATCGCAAAGGCTTTGCAACACTCAGAAAACAATGTTGCCATTGTGTCACAGGACACGAGCACTGCATTCGATATGCCATTCATCTGCCTCCGCCGAAACTGAGGCCGCCTGAAGCGACCGGCATCTCGACGTATGCCACCAGCAACCGGAATATGCCCGGGTGAAAGTGTTGCCCAGGTTTGCCGTTCCGGAACTCCCACGGTTCCACCAATCAGACGGGGATAGATGGGATAGTCGCAGTCGTAATTAACAATCGTGTTATCGCGATACAGCATCCTTCAACCGCTCAACCGTGGCAATGCGAGGAGCACCGTAAAAAAGGGGTTAGAAAAAGATGGGCCTTCTTCGTCCGCCCATACCCGGGCAACCCTTTAGCAGCAACGATACAGGGGGATGATGATACATCGCACAAGGACGGTAACGGAAGAAAGAATTTCACAtatgaataaataatcatGACTTATGGAGGGGTTGTTTGGGCGTACCGGGCGTGACGTTTCGTAGTGTCCCGCAGGGAATCAATCGCAATTTTAAAACAACCAAGTCGGCTCAGCACAATGGAATGATCAGCGTTAAATAATTAGAATTTAAAAATCTAAAAAGCCTTAAAAGTAGtttagaataaatttaaaataactttttaGTTAGTCTTATTACCTTAATTAAGAATCTAACTCAGctattttttgaaatttaaaaatgaattttaaaaagcaCATTGATATGGTGTAAATTTAAATCTTTCCTTAATGAAATTATATCCTTAATGCAAAAGCACATTTTCCCACCGTGTTTCGGTGGTGGCTTTTTCTTCATGCAAGCCCACACAATATGGCACCGAAGCGTATGATGCGCGTCTAGTGAGTGTCATGCGAAACTTTTCTAATTTTATCTCGtcccaagtgtgtgtgtgtgttggcgtgAAAAACTCAATAGAATTGAATGCCGGATGCAGAGGCAAACACATATCGCGAGGAAAACTTGTGTCTTACTTATTTATGAGTTTTAAACTGGGTAGAAGGGTGAGGCCAACTTCAAGTTGAGCCAAGGAAAAGCTGGAAATAGTGAAAATTCTTGTCTTGATTTTTACAAACGATAAGCAATCGTAATGAATGACTGGGTTGGTACGTGTGAGTAGAGTGAAGATGCTGATGTTACACATGAATACTTTCAAGACAGTGGAAGCTGTCGAATCGGGAATGTGAAAGTCACGCCATTCAGACGAGTTGATTGATCGGGTGTTTAAGAAATGGGTGACTTGGGcgatatttttaaaacctttctGTTGGATCAGTTTGATGAGAATCACATAAATAGATAAGGCTTTTtataacataaaataaacaacgtTTAAGAAAATCTTTTTCAGCTTCAAGGCATAGAAATTtaatacaataaaaataaaaataacaacccTTACCGAACTGTTTTATGAtttaaaccaaacacacattaaAGACCCAATTTCTACGCTAAATAGCATAATCCACCAATCATTATGCACTGCTTCACTCTTATTCTCAGTTAGAGGGCAATTTAGGCAAATCTCGATTTCGATTTCGCCAGCCCTTCGTACCACGCACAAAGcttgatgaataaataataaacatttCCGGTGCAACGCGCTCGGGATTCAATCGCGTTCGAACGAAGGCAGAccatgaaaaatgaaagaaagccGCCCATTCAACGTCCTGTAAGAAGCGGGGCGCGGTGAATTCAATTATGGATTCTGCAGGACAAATCTATTAAATTTTACGATAATAATGCACatcctttcttttcctttcgtgCTGCTACTCGATGGATTTCTGTTTTCTATTCATAtttcgcctttttttattgtttgacTTAAGGCACAATTCCACCATGCCAGTCGTCGTTAACAAAAGAAGTGCCGTGATGACCGTAAAACAGGGCTCTTTGCTTCCGCGCGTTGAAAGGGATTTACGAAAGGCAAAGGATGGCTTTCCATTGCAGCATAATTTGAATGCTGGTGCGGGGGGCAAACGATTATCATGAAagtaatatttcaaaaatatcaaataaGAACTCTAGGTAAATATTGCAGAATCGGGCAAgattgcttttccttttgttaTGGCAGCGAATCAATCGTGAAGAAGATGAAGGCAATTCCTTGCAGCGTGCGTCTATATCCATTCCCCCACGCAAAAGTCTCGCACCACAATTGACCGATAAGAGCAAGGTGTACACCGATCAGCATCGGTTTGCTTcttttgatgtttttcttccatttgccACCCAATCTGGTAGGATCTTAACGACATGTATAAACATCTTTACTGATGAGCAGCGTCACTGAAGCGTGAGCCCTAGCGCCTCCTCACAACTATTCTTCGCCGTGTGAAACTATTCCGTGTGTGGCAATTTAAATGCTAATAATCTGCTAGCGACCAGTTGTTTAGCAGTTGCTTTGGGCTCGAAAAATGGTTTGATATACGCGGCGGGAACTTAGAAGCTTATCCTTGCCAAGACGCTGCGTGTTACTTCCTACGCCGTTCTTATCGAACGCATCACGCACGCTCGCAGGCTTTCCGGGGGTGGGAAAATGTGACTAATGGGTACGGGAAATggtaatgtttattttaacgACGAGTCATTAGCAAATTTGTAGCGCTATGGGGCAGGGCTACACCGTAATTCTTCATTCCGGGGCGTAGGGTTGGCCGGTGGTGTCAACAGaaaattaaatgtaaataaattttcgcttcagttacctacctctctctctctttctcgatTAGTGGCATTCGGAGCTGTCGATGTTATAGAGATTATTTTGTCCAATTCTGAAAATGGAATAGAATCGAgcaagaaggaaatgtttttttcgaGCGTTGTCGCTCTCTGGGGAcaaactttatttattttcaattatgcAATGTCCTGATGAACAAAAGACGTCATTGCTATGCGTGGACCAAAAATAAGAACAATTTACCATTTCGATATAACTGGGAGAATATTGGTGATTGTTTATTTGCATTAATATTGGTTACGAGTTCTTCGATTGTTTTATGAAATATTACACTTCAAATTTGAATGTCAAACGCTATGTGAAAGTCGGACGACCTAGTGGACGACATGTCAATTTCAAAACACATCACAATTATGACGGCATACAAAGGACTAATCCAACtcagagaaaataaaaaatccagACAACCATTATTGATAGGTCCAGCTTTTCCCATAGCTTTGAGTTGCAACTTTAAGCCAACGATGTAAGTCACAGTGGGATTTGACCAGGTACACTTGCACACAAGTTTGTACGCAACGTTTTGTCGCCCTTGGTTAGGTAGTGTACGgccatgaaatatttcaaatatttcatgGTTCATTTTGAATAAAGGACATAAATCCTTTAAGTATTTAAGACATAAAACATGTTTATAAATCCATGCTCTATATTAGGAGTTAACTTATCGTTTTCTGTACTTATTATATCTATCTATAACGAGTGTGAAACAATCAGATCACAACACTCAGAACACTCTTAGGAGCAAAATGAACTCATCGACTCGCCCTTAATGCAACTATGACCAAGAAGCGTAAAACACGATAAATTATAAGTTTTGCCTTCGATTCAACATTTCGGTGACGTTGTGACAACCACACTGTTCAGATTAGTCGGACGTCCAAAGGAGCGATAAGAACCGTGACGCGTGAGACAGCGTGGATCGTCTCGGACGCATCATGAATCCGATCGCGTCCTGCGATTGCCGACagctcaccagcagcagtgccTGACCTCCAGGTTCCAACCTCTCCCCATGTGCTCGGATCGTGCGTGCGTTTTTCTACGGTTAATGTGTTGATGCTTCATCCAGCACGTCATTGCTCCCAAATTGCCGTTCTTCCGCCCGTTTCGTCACACCCAAGATGAACGAGATGAATGAAAGGCCCTTTTTCTGTTGGCTCTGGTCCACAAGAGAAGCTGTAGAACGAGAGCCAAACACGCGAAACCGTGCTCCCAACCGTTCTCCGATTTGCTCCTTCTTATCTCACGCTCTCGCGCAATCCCCAGGAACAACACGGAAGCAGCGCTGGCGCCATGGACTACCACACCGCCAGTGCTCTGGGCGGTATGCCGGCTTCTCGAGACTCGAGTCTCCGGTCATatgcagaagcaaaaaaataccAAATCCCTCTCGTCGTCGGACTGCCAGTGCTGGGCAGCGGGAATAACAAAACTAGGTTGGTCCAAAAAACAAGAAGTTCTCCGGCACTCTGTCTGTAAAGCGTGTGTCTGCCGGAACCGGTCGGATGGAGTAACAGCAGTGTTGTTAGCACTGCTGGTACGGCTACTACTATTGTTGCTGGTGCGGCTGTTGTCCGATGGGAATGCTGTGTAGCCGAGAAACAACGgcatatatacacacacagcagctGATAAGCCACGGTCGATCGAATAGCGTGAGAAATAAGTGCAGTGTGCGTTCGGAAGTCTCGCCCAGCTGGAGTGTATTCGCTAGTGCCGTTTGACGTTTATGTGACGGTGTGTGGTTTTCTGCACCGCAAGTGCATCCCCTTCGCTCACCTATCCGAATTTGCAAAGTGACCAGATCGATGCCGGTACGGTCGGGAtttctgctactgctgctttgGCTCCACCAACGACTACCCGCATCTACGCAAGCAACCGAACCAGCCACCAGAGTATATGATCAACTCAAGGCGCATTATCCAGCGGTTTGACACTTATCAGAGTACTGCCTCGCCTCTTTCAGCGCTGCAGCGGAGGACTGTGCATCTTGCCCGAACTATGTCGGCCCGTCAGCGTCAACGTGTACGATGAGGTGCATCTGGACTTTTTCAGGTAATTCTTGTTGGGTGGGGATGTCAGTGCAACGATGCCAACTCTTCCTCGGTACGAGCTGCCACCATCGCGATCCTCTTTAATCTCAGCGTGTCAAGTTTCGATCGTTCCAGCTCCGACGAGTGCCGGTTACCACATCTCAAGTGTTGTCCATTCGACCGTATCGTCCGTGCACCGGTAAGCAGAGCTAGTGTTTAGAAATGTCCCTGATGCGTGTGAATGAGAGTGAATTCTTTGGTTTtacgccacaaaaaaaaacaacacaaattaCCATTGCTCCTGCAGGCGAGTATGAATGGGCAAGCACGACCATGTACGAACAAGCGCTTCATTTGCGAATGTTGATAAGATGGGACGGAGTCTCAAGGAGGTCTCATAACAcacccaacaacagcaccaaaaaaaaaacgatcgccAAAACAAATGCCAAAATGTGGACTTTTTGCACGGAAATGACCCTTGACTTTTAGAAGCTTTCGAACACGGTACCTTGCTGCATGACCTCCTTTCGTACAGGCAGCATCACGCCAACGGGAGCGTCTTGACTTTTTCTTACAATTTCCATGTTGTTTTGCAGGACACCGAAGCACCAGACGAGAACGAAATTGTGTGTGCAGCACGAAATAACAACGGCATCGGACACGTCGAGCAGAAGGATAAAACGCGCGCCAAATATGGTGGGTAGCGGGGAGGAACGCCCAGAACTTTTGGCATAAAGTTGCCAAGAGTTAGTGTCACAAATTTTAAAGCCCCAACCGCGGTAAAAGTTATCCGTTGGACAACAGTGCAATGCTACTGTAGCCATATCATGGGCTGTGTTAAGTTTTggtttattgtgcattgttttgATATCTGAAGATTTGCTTTTCGTTCCTGACGAGCAACTGTACTGATGCAAATTATTCTTGTGGAACACTGTTTTTATGGGGATAGTATTTTTAAAGCATTGTGTCTCTGTCATTGGTAAATAAAATCTGCTTATTTTTACAGGTGAATTCCCTTGGATGGCATTCGTGTACACCGCGCAGGCCGAGTACGAGCTGTACCTGTGTGGTGGTACACTAGTTCACTCGAAGGTAGTCATCACGATCGCACACTGCATCGAGAATCGTACCAGCAACGAGCTGCGGGTCCGCCTGGGCGAATGGGATCTTGAGCACATGGTCGAGATATATCCCCCACAAGACCGTGCGGTCATAGCAAGCGTAACGCATCCTCAGTTCTACAGCGAACTACTGCTAAACGACATCGCCATTCTGTTCCTGGACGAGCATGTCGACTTCACGGAGGTAGTCGGAATAGCCTGTTTGCCACCGCAGAACGCTAACTTCGATCACAAGCGGTGCCTTTTCACCGGGTGGGGTGAGGACGAGCGTGGTCGCAACTCGTCCGTACTCAAGCGCACCAAGCTGCCAATCGTACCGAACGGCCACTGCCAGCGAGTACTCCGTCGCCATCTGCTAAACCGAAGCTTCCGGCTGCACCAGGGCTTCCTGTGTGCTGGTGGCGAGTCCGGTAAGGATGCGTGccgt from Anopheles stephensi strain Indian chromosome 2, UCI_ANSTEP_V1.0, whole genome shotgun sequence includes the following:
- the LOC118502472 gene encoding putative odorant receptor 83c, coding for MKKVSTSEANLERMFALIAKHMEVLKLNIFKPEWRLSLRTVLVLVAIGFMPILTAFSVNKYYEHLEIKVECFTQACTGAQVFIRSYFYLRQRDQCRQLATEIRRQRISYGVNEHERMEQLFRRATERMLMLYRLMYAMYCGSFFFVLGPLIMPDSRKASLPLAFRIPYLPPDENLLYWCLNYLHHIFLIVVGIHHLAPIDGIIVLALISICTRISALELLLNELDGKITESKWQQTEHLEPCLDRIIELHTDMKRFAELVSSTFEMHFFTIFSMICSIICMCLNVIAGQPRNSIYPLLLASVCQLFVVCLFGNVLLIVNDRLPKSIYGIQWYRLTVTQQKKILFLLANAQTDIVMSAVFKPVNMTSFVAVGEKVITSDEDHINYSYFIAGLSGILFVLHHTSLKRMHADEIYIDPNR
- the LOC118505458 gene encoding phenoloxidase-activating factor 2-like isoform X2, with translation MPVRSGFLLLLLWLHQRLPASTQATEPATRRCSGGLCILPELCRPVSVNVYDEVHLDFFSFDRSSSDECRLPHLKCCPFDRIVRAPDTEAPDENEIVCAARNNNGIGHVEQKDKTRAKYGEFPWMAFVYTAQAEYELYLCGGTLVHSKVVITIAHCIENRTSNELRVRLGEWDLEHMVEIYPPQDRAVIASVTHPQFYSELLLNDIAILFLDEHVDFTEVVGIACLPPQNANFDHKRCLFTGWGEDERGRNSSVLKRTKLPIVPNGHCQRVLRRHLLNRSFRLHQGFLCAGGESGKDACRGDGGSPLVCPIPHSENQYYVVGLVAFGYECGTQGVPGVYVNVPHYRDWIDGEIEKMYHVDIFV
- the LOC118505458 gene encoding phenoloxidase-activating factor 2-like isoform X1, giving the protein MPVRSGFLLLLLWLHQRLPASTQATEPATRRCSGGLCILPELCRPVSVNVYDEVHLDFFSVSSFDRSSSDECRLPHLKCCPFDRIVRAPDTEAPDENEIVCAARNNNGIGHVEQKDKTRAKYGEFPWMAFVYTAQAEYELYLCGGTLVHSKVVITIAHCIENRTSNELRVRLGEWDLEHMVEIYPPQDRAVIASVTHPQFYSELLLNDIAILFLDEHVDFTEVVGIACLPPQNANFDHKRCLFTGWGEDERGRNSSVLKRTKLPIVPNGHCQRVLRRHLLNRSFRLHQGFLCAGGESGKDACRGDGGSPLVCPIPHSENQYYVVGLVAFGYECGTQGVPGVYVNVPHYRDWIDGEIEKMYHVDIFV
- the LOC118505458 gene encoding phenoloxidase-activating factor 2-like isoform X3 gives rise to the protein MPVRSGFLLLLLWLHQRLPASTQATEPATRRCSGGLCILPELCRPVSVNVYDEVHLDFFSSDECRLPHLKCCPFDRIVRAPDTEAPDENEIVCAARNNNGIGHVEQKDKTRAKYGEFPWMAFVYTAQAEYELYLCGGTLVHSKVVITIAHCIENRTSNELRVRLGEWDLEHMVEIYPPQDRAVIASVTHPQFYSELLLNDIAILFLDEHVDFTEVVGIACLPPQNANFDHKRCLFTGWGEDERGRNSSVLKRTKLPIVPNGHCQRVLRRHLLNRSFRLHQGFLCAGGESGKDACRGDGGSPLVCPIPHSENQYYVVGLVAFGYECGTQGVPGVYVNVPHYRDWIDGEIEKMYHVDIFV